From a single Silene latifolia isolate original U9 population chromosome 6, ASM4854445v1, whole genome shotgun sequence genomic region:
- the LOC141587811 gene encoding uncharacterized protein LOC141587811, protein MRCWNELRLWNPCIRKSLAIPPCPLCQPWFCPVVFLFGYANDSKDYKIIAISFEEDEIRTTGPVRNIRVAVYTLNDQQWRVRNNHDLNISCWYFGHMYPHNYHQATVLKALNFQGAAYWIEKNPNNPDNYESTHLVSLDFDLEKFTYLELPFTSEERRALKKFVFRLGESLAVFSALYQTARIWVMKQEVWTPWFSGPLSWVNCPNEPPVFYSESDAGRCLLSGKYSYNIDSCQVRSLGRQMSSHLNLETYWESLALCKGYGAEDLTSLP, encoded by the coding sequence ATGCGTTGCTGGAACGAATTGAGATTGTGGAACCCTTGTATCAGAAAATCATTGGCAATTCCCCCTTGTCCGCTTTGTCAGCCATGGTTCTGCCCTGTTGTGTTTCTATTTGGATACGCGAATGATAGTAAGGATTACAAAATCATTGCTATATCATTCGAAGAAGATGAAATTAGGACGACGGGGCCTGTCAGAAATATACGTGTTGCAGTTTATACGCTTAATGATCAACAATGGAGAGTGAGAAATAATCATGACCTTAATATCAGTTGTTGGTACTTCGGTCATATGTATCCACATAATTATCATCAAGCAACTGTATTAAAAGCTTTAAACTTTCAAGGAGCAGCATACTGGATCGAAAAGAACCCAAATAACCCTGATAACTATGAATCAACTCATCTCGTTTCTCTTGACTTTGATTTGGAAAAATTCACCTACTTGGAACTCCCATTTACTTCAGAGGAAAGACGGGCATTGAAGAAGTTTGTGTTTCGTCTTGGGGAATCACTTGCGGTTTTCAGTGCTCTGTATCAAACTGCGCGCATATGGGTGATGAAACAGGAGGTGTGGACTCCATGGTTTTCCGGACCATTAAGTTGGGTTAATTGCCCAAACGAACCACCCGTGTTCTATAGCGAGAGTGATGCTGGAAGGTGTCTTCTCTCTGGAAAGTACTCGTATAATATTGATAGTTGCCAAGTTCGGAGTCTTGGTAGACAAATGAGCAGTCATTTGAATTTGGAAACGTATTGGGAGAGCTTGGCGTTGTGCAAAGGATACGGAGCCGAGGATTTGACATCTTTACCTTGA
- the LOC141587812 gene encoding F-box/kelch-repeat protein At3g23880-like gives MEKTKKTITLLKSKYIPPELLTLIFAPLPVKTLVRFRCVCKYWCSIIDHPDFVSMHYKLCKSNIDSKKLLAFERLGLGGDEGCLLTVRQSNRLGKSAQIFKSSKDYSLFGKCNGLLLMYYSSYQLRLWNPSIRKSLAIPSCPLSYNWSHHVVYLFGYANDSKDYKIIAISFEKDESSTKKPVRNTWVAVYTLNDKKWRLRNNHDLNISCWYFTCMFPYNSYQTTASNALIFQGAAYWIGNDPNNPDIDSYYESTHLISLDFDLEKFTYLELPFALEKNSGFMLRLGESLAVFNPLDVTAPLWVMEQENKTGAWSRWFSGPLSWDYCEFFDEPTETPVFYYEHFRKLGRQMSSYSDLDTYLESLVLCKGYGAEDLTSFP, from the coding sequence ATGGAGAAAACTAAGAAGACGATAACATTGTTGAAATCAAAATACATCCCACCTGAATTATTAACTCTGATATTCGCACCTTTGCCGGTGAAAACACTGGTTAGATTCAGGTGTGTTTGTAAATATTGGTGCTCCATCATTGATCACCCTGATTTCGTTTCCATGCATTATAAACTCTGCAAAAGTAATATTGACAGCAAAAAATTATTAGCTTTTGAGAGGTTGGGACTCGGTGGTGACGAAGGATGCTTACTGACAGTTCGTCAGAGTAACAGACTTGGAAAAtctgctcaaattttcaaaagtAGTAAAGATTATTCTCTTTTCGGAAAGTGTAATGGGCTGCTTTTAATGTATTATTCCTCGTACCAATTGAGACTATGGAACCCTAGTATTAGAAAATCATTGGCGATTCCCTCTTGTCCGCTTTCTTATAATTGGTCCCACCATGTTGTGTATCTATTTGGATACGCGAATGATAGTAAGGATTACAAAATCATTGCCATATCATTCGAAAAAGACGAATCAAGCACGAAGAAGCCAGTTAGAAATACGTGGGTTGCAGTTTATACGCTTAATGATAAAAAATGGAGGCTGAGAAATAATCATGACCTGAATATAAGTTGTTGGTACTTCACTTGTATGTTTCCGTATAATTCTTATCAAACAACGGCATCAAATGCATTGATCTTTCAAGGGGCAGCATACTGGATTGGAAATGACCCAAATAACCCTGATATTGATAGCTACTATGAATCAACTCATCTCATTTCTCTTGACTTTGATTTGGAAAAATTCACCTATTTGGAACTCCCATTTGCTTTGGAGAAAAATTCGGGATTTATGCTTCGTCTTGGGGAGTCACTTGCGGTTTTTAATCCTCTTGATGTAACTGCGCCCTTATGGGTGATGGAGCAAGAGAACAAAACGGGGGCATGGAGTCGATGGTTTTCTGGACCTTTAAGTTGGGATTATTGTGAATTCTTCGACGAACCCACGGAGACACCAGTGTTTTATTATGAACACTTTCGGAAGCTTGGTAGACAAATGAGCAGTTACTCTGATTTGGACACGTATTTAGAGAGCTTGGTGTTGTGCAAAGGATACGGGGCTGAGGATTTGACATCTTTCCCATGA
- the LOC141587813 gene encoding uncharacterized protein LOC141587813, whose translation MSVHLKKSLNELRKAMMKEFEMTDLGKLQYFLGLEVNRIKKVSRVSEEVCKRFIKKLIGGFEIAITPMNANEKCRGKMALVFARPTKQRSRSCKEDFKVHCRREKGIGYETSRFDLVGFTDKDWAGSLDDEKEYIGSVFMLGSQCYYMEFKEAGHE comes from the exons ATGTCAGTTCATCTCAAGAAATCTTTGAATGAATTGAGAAAGGCTATGATGAAAGAGTTTGAGATGACAGATCTAGGAAAGCTGCAATATTTTCTTGGATTAGAGGTGAATCGGATCAAGAAGGTATCTCGTGTCTCGGAGGAAGTATGCAAAAGATTTATCAAGAAATTGATTGGAGGATTCGAAATTGCAATCACACCAATGAATGCAAATGAGAAGTGCAGAGGGAAGATGGCACTG GTTTTCGCACGTCCAACAAAGCAAAGATCTAGGAGTTGCAAAGAGGATTTTAAGGTACATTGCAGGAGAGAGAAGGGAATCGGGTATGAAACCTCAAGATTCGATCTGGTTGGATTCACAGATAAGGATTGGGCGGGAAGTCTTGATGACGAGAAAGAGTACATCGGGTCTGTGTTCATGTTAGGGTCTCAGTGCTATTACATGGAGTTCAAAGAAGCAGGACACGAGTAg